One Hydrotalea sp. genomic window carries:
- the rsmH gene encoding 16S rRNA (cytosine(1402)-N(4))-methyltransferase RsmH gives MTTNHIPVLCNEVIDMLALKINQANGIYIDATFGAGGMARAILEQRPQKLIALDRDPSVNQMAKILQDNHSNFEFMNSNFGKMDDLLKNYHGMVDGVVFDLGVSSMQLDNAARGFSFMQDAPLDMRMNQNGTDATAADIINQSSEAALADIFYRYGEEKKSRWLAKKIVAARAEQPITTTAQLSKLVVDTIGKHGKHHPATRLFQALRIAVNNELGEVVAGLLAAEKLLKIGGRMVVISFHSLEDKIVKDFFKQRAVKPANPSRHVPMVMPVAGGASAAQTTQTTDEPNPAKPHNLTFKLLTKKPITASGQELAQNPRSRSAKLRAVIKIAANNSPQPLAA, from the coding sequence ATGACAACCAACCACATTCCAGTTTTATGTAACGAGGTCATCGATATGCTAGCCCTAAAAATTAACCAAGCGAACGGCATTTACATCGACGCAACCTTTGGCGCCGGCGGCATGGCGCGGGCGATATTGGAACAGCGGCCGCAAAAACTCATCGCCCTGGACCGCGACCCCAGCGTCAACCAAATGGCGAAGATATTGCAAGATAATCACTCAAATTTTGAATTTATGAATAGCAATTTTGGCAAGATGGACGATTTATTAAAAAACTATCACGGCATGGTCGACGGCGTGGTCTTCGACCTCGGGGTTAGCTCGATGCAATTGGATAATGCGGCACGCGGTTTTTCCTTCATGCAGGATGCACCGCTCGATATGCGGATGAATCAAAATGGCACCGATGCAACCGCCGCCGATATCATCAACCAATCGAGCGAGGCCGCCCTGGCCGATATTTTTTACCGCTACGGCGAGGAAAAAAAATCGCGCTGGTTGGCAAAAAAAATTGTCGCGGCGCGTGCCGAACAACCCATCACCACCACCGCGCAATTAAGCAAATTGGTGGTCGACACGATTGGTAAGCATGGCAAGCATCACCCGGCAACCCGCCTGTTCCAGGCGTTGCGCATTGCGGTGAATAACGAATTGGGCGAGGTTGTAGCTGGTTTATTGGCGGCCGAAAAATTATTAAAAATTGGCGGCCGCATGGTGGTGATTTCGTTCCATTCGTTGGAGGATAAAATTGTCAAAGATTTTTTTAAACAACGCGCCGTGAAACCGGCAAATCCATCGCGCCATGTGCCAATGGTCATGCCGGTTGCTGGCGGCGCAAGCGCGGCGCAAACCACCCAAACCACCGATGAGCCAAACCCAGCCAAGCCACATAACCTGACCTTTAAACTTCTAACCAAAAAACCCATCACCGCCAGCGGACAGGAATTGGCGCAAAACCCGCGAAGCCGTTCGGCCAAATTGCGCGCCGTGATAAAAATTGCGGCGAACAATTCACCACAACCGCTGGCCGCTTAA
- the murD gene encoding UDP-N-acetylmuramoyl-L-alanine--D-glutamate ligase, with the protein MLLPSYQKNKKKIYVVGLGVTGLAAVKTLVASGADVVAFDDDEKNRATAESNGITILSPADWGKGDNIDMLLLSPGIVANDSKLKKSHPAAVRARQLGVAIRVDVDLLFDELGGDGDDDEQDDNKRDFVFITGTNGKSTTTKLTAHLLTANRRSATMGGNIGLAALSLPVLPNNAAGRGVYVLELSSYQIERMADPVPQVAVLLNLSFDHLERHDTMEHYLAIKTKIFGTAQAKQPKLSVIGIDDEFCRGFYEKNKNNLRLIPISGLTLPSGGVGVVDNNLVDNRDGTKKTIAGLPLHPALPGPHNAQNLAAAYLVADYYGMAVKDFVAGVATFVPLAHRQELVAQFGDVAYINDSKATNVDAALMSLRSFKNIRWLAGGELKSGDRFHDLLLAADNIARGYFFGAGAKQLQQAVMAKIDGAVFDNLADALAAAHQDAKQGEVVLLSPVGASFDQYKNFEERGNDFKTRVLALKNLP; encoded by the coding sequence ATGTTGCTTCCTTCTTATCAAAAAAATAAGAAAAAAATCTACGTCGTTGGTTTGGGGGTTACCGGCCTGGCCGCGGTGAAAACCCTGGTGGCATCGGGGGCCGATGTTGTGGCGTTTGACGACGACGAAAAAAATCGCGCCACGGCTGAAAGCAACGGCATTACCATCCTTTCCCCCGCCGATTGGGGCAAGGGCGACAATATCGATATGTTATTATTATCGCCCGGCATTGTCGCCAACGATTCAAAGCTAAAAAAATCCCACCCGGCGGCGGTGCGGGCGCGGCAATTGGGGGTGGCGATTCGCGTCGATGTTGATTTGTTATTTGACGAATTGGGCGGCGATGGTGATGATGATGAACAGGACGATAACAAGCGCGATTTTGTTTTTATCACCGGCACCAATGGCAAATCCACCACCACCAAATTAACCGCGCATTTATTAACGGCCAACCGGCGGTCGGCCACCATGGGCGGCAACATCGGCCTGGCGGCATTGTCCTTGCCGGTTTTGCCAAACAACGCGGCCGGGCGGGGTGTTTATGTGCTGGAGCTCAGCTCCTACCAAATCGAACGAATGGCCGACCCCGTGCCACAGGTCGCGGTGTTATTGAATTTATCTTTTGACCATTTGGAACGGCACGACACGATGGAACATTACCTGGCGATTAAAACAAAAATTTTTGGCACGGCGCAGGCAAAGCAACCAAAATTATCGGTGATTGGCATCGACGACGAATTTTGTCGCGGCTTTTATGAAAAAAACAAAAATAATTTGCGGCTGATTCCCATCTCTGGCCTTACCTTGCCATCGGGCGGGGTTGGCGTGGTTGATAATAATTTGGTCGACAACCGCGATGGCACAAAAAAAACCATTGCCGGCTTGCCCCTGCACCCGGCACTGCCCGGGCCGCATAATGCGCAAAACCTGGCGGCGGCTTACCTGGTGGCCGATTATTACGGCATGGCGGTTAAGGATTTTGTCGCTGGCGTTGCAACCTTCGTCCCCCTGGCGCATCGCCAAGAATTGGTGGCACAATTTGGTGATGTTGCCTACATCAACGACAGCAAGGCCACCAATGTCGATGCCGCGTTGATGTCCCTGCGCAGTTTTAAAAATATAAGGTGGCTGGCCGGCGGCGAATTAAAATCCGGCGATAGGTTTCATGACCTGTTGCTGGCCGCCGATAATATCGCCCGTGGGTATTTTTTTGGCGCCGGCGCAAAACAATTGCAACAGGCGGTGATGGCAAAAATCGACGGCGCGGTGTTTGACAATTTGGCCGACGCCTTGGCGGCGGCGCATCAAGATGCAAAACAGGGTGAGGTTGTTTTGCTGTCGCCGGTTGGTGCCAGTTTTGACCAATATAAAAATTTTGAAGAACGTGGCAATGATTTTAAAACCCGTGTTTTGGCTTTAAAAAACCTCCCTTAA
- the mraY gene encoding phospho-N-acetylmuramoyl-pentapeptide-transferase → MFYYFLLPLDSYVGFLNVFRYISFRALMAMLTAFLFSLAFYPWFMRWLRAQQRGQTNIRADVPLNHLKKSGTPTMGGLMIIVATLFSLFCWGNGGDIILWGAVVVFIGFGLIGMVDDLQKVTKQTKKAGKMLANGGLPGWVRLLLGGGISVLGYFFIRYASEDTNLSTTLYFPFFKDLSINFGWGFLLVMAVVVVGSANAVNLTDGLDGLAIGPILIVTAVFGFISYLVGNSIYADYLQIHHVDDSGELAVLCAAIIGAGLGFLWFNAPPAMIFMGDTGSLALGGVMGYIAVATKHEIVLAIAGMLFVVEAMSVMLQVGYFKYSKMKYKAGRRIFLMAPLHHHYEKKGLAETHIVIRFWIVAGICALIALSTLKLR, encoded by the coding sequence ATGTTTTATTATTTTCTACTACCGCTCGATTCCTACGTCGGTTTCTTAAACGTTTTTCGCTACATCAGCTTTCGCGCCCTGATGGCAATGCTCACCGCCTTTTTATTTTCGCTGGCTTTTTACCCGTGGTTTATGCGTTGGCTTCGCGCGCAACAACGCGGCCAAACCAACATCCGCGCCGACGTGCCGCTCAACCATTTAAAAAAATCCGGCACGCCGACCATGGGCGGGTTGATGATTATTGTCGCCACGCTTTTTTCATTATTTTGTTGGGGCAATGGCGGCGATATTATTTTGTGGGGCGCGGTGGTGGTGTTCATCGGTTTCGGCCTTATCGGCATGGTCGATGATTTGCAAAAAGTCACCAAACAAACCAAAAAAGCCGGCAAAATGCTGGCCAACGGCGGCCTGCCCGGGTGGGTGCGGTTGTTGCTCGGCGGGGGGATTTCGGTGTTGGGGTATTTTTTTATTCGCTACGCGTCCGAAGATACCAACCTCAGCACGACCCTTTATTTTCCATTTTTTAAAGACCTCAGTATTAATTTTGGCTGGGGGTTTTTGTTGGTCATGGCGGTGGTGGTGGTCGGGTCGGCCAATGCGGTTAATTTAACCGACGGGCTCGACGGGTTGGCCATCGGCCCAATATTGATAGTAACCGCGGTGTTTGGTTTTATCAGCTATTTGGTGGGCAACAGCATCTACGCCGATTATTTACAAATCCACCATGTGGACGACAGCGGCGAATTGGCGGTGTTATGCGCCGCCATCATCGGTGCCGGCCTGGGGTTTTTATGGTTCAACGCGCCACCGGCAATGATTTTCATGGGCGATACCGGCTCGCTCGCCCTGGGTGGCGTCATGGGTTATATCGCGGTGGCAACCAAACACGAAATTGTGTTGGCGATTGCCGGCATGTTGTTCGTGGTCGAGGCCATGTCGGTGATGTTACAAGTTGGTTATTTTAAATATAGCAAAATGAAATATAAGGCCGGGCGCAGAATTTTCCTCATGGCGCCGCTCCACCACCATTATGAAAAAAAGGGCCTGGCCGAAACCCACATCGTGATAAGGTTTTGGATAGTGGCCGGCATCTGTGCCCTTATCGCCCTCAGCACGTTAAAATTACGTTAA
- the murF gene encoding UDP-N-acetylmuramoyl-tripeptide--D-alanyl-D-alanine ligase yields MTENNIIWSREQLAEGLGHDLGDWVRDPVGISSDITGATGFVIDSRQINGGEIFLPLVGKNQDGHDYIEQVIKNGAAGSLCLRDRVKNYSPDIQKKLIASDDVMADIKKLAHSRRKEIHKNRGKVLAITGSVGKTSVKEMVAHVLEKSGKKYYKSPANQNNTLGVPLCLLNSPADIKAGVYECGMNHAGELREIGETLCPDIVIITNIRENHIGYLGSLRGIAKAKGELLEHMMDDNPFDPPVAILEKTSGQYDFFNLLSGEFKNRHPHGEVISVGEGDFCDVRLKSARAEVSADAEYNFNISAQFKFFARELNYYLKTHGKHQALNSLFALAGLRYLWIDEDAAVVQHAQQLSTYGAPSGRGNSELLKIGNKRIVLIDESYNAAPASMKAALQNLVNYVEPALGSSKKARKIAILGDMKELGDKELEYHKEIVDIAQRSGAYYLIFVGHLMKQAWEHFLLHGSAGTVVSPPRTEDPGRGMAFDNVDEAIAELNKIIVRYDIIMVKASKAMGLVKIVKHLQNKANENQP; encoded by the coding sequence ATGACAGAAAATAATATTATTTGGAGCCGGGAACAATTGGCGGAGGGTTTGGGGCATGATTTGGGCGATTGGGTGCGCGACCCCGTCGGCATCTCCAGCGACATCACCGGCGCGACCGGTTTTGTCATTGATAGTCGACAAATTAACGGCGGGGAAATTTTCTTGCCATTGGTCGGCAAAAACCAAGACGGCCATGATTATATCGAACAGGTGATAAAAAATGGCGCGGCCGGCAGTTTGTGCCTGCGCGACCGCGTGAAAAATTATTCGCCCGACATACAAAAAAAACTCATCGCCAGCGATGATGTGATGGCGGATATTAAAAAACTCGCCCATTCTCGGCGCAAGGAAATACATAAAAACCGTGGCAAGGTGTTGGCCATAACCGGCTCGGTGGGGAAAACATCGGTCAAGGAAATGGTGGCGCATGTGTTGGAAAAATCCGGCAAAAAATATTACAAATCGCCGGCCAACCAAAACAACACCCTGGGGGTGCCGCTGTGCTTGCTGAATTCACCGGCCGACATCAAGGCCGGGGTTTACGAATGCGGCATGAACCACGCCGGCGAATTGCGCGAAATTGGCGAAACATTGTGCCCCGACATTGTTATCATCACCAACATTCGCGAAAACCACATTGGTTATTTGGGCAGTTTGCGCGGCATCGCCAAAGCCAAGGGCGAATTGTTGGAGCACATGATGGACGATAACCCATTTGACCCCCCAGTGGCAATTTTGGAAAAAACATCTGGCCAATATGATTTTTTTAATTTGCTGTCGGGTGAGTTTAAAAACCGCCACCCACATGGCGAAGTGATTTCAGTGGGGGAGGGGGATTTTTGCGACGTGCGTTTAAAATCAGCCCGCGCCGAAGTATCTGCTGATGCCGAATATAATTTTAATATCTCAGCACAATTCAAATTCTTTGCTCGCGAATTAAACTATTATTTAAAAACGCATGGCAAACATCAAGCGTTAAATAGTTTGTTTGCTTTGGCCGGGCTTCGTTATTTGTGGATAGATGAAGATGCCGCCGTGGTGCAACATGCGCAACAATTATCAACCTATGGCGCGCCAAGCGGGCGCGGCAATAGCGAGTTATTAAAAATAGGCAATAAAAGAATAGTGCTGATAGACGAATCCTATAACGCCGCACCGGCATCGATGAAGGCGGCATTACAAAATCTTGTTAATTATGTTGAGCCAGCTTTAGGGTCGTCAAAAAAGGCTAGAAAAATTGCCATCCTCGGCGATATGAAAGAATTGGGGGATAAGGAATTAGAATATCATAAAGAGATAGTCGATATAGCCCAGCGTTCAGGTGCCTACTATCTCATCTTCGTTGGCCACTTGATGAAGCAAGCTTGGGAGCATTTTTTATTACATGGTAGCGCAGGGACTGTAGTTTCGCCGCCGCGTACAGAAGACCCGGGACGGGGGATGGCCTTTGACAACGTCGATGAAGCCATCGCAGAATTGAATAAAATTATTGTTAGATATGATATTATCATGGTCAAGGCGTCTAAGGCCATGGGGCTTGTAAAAATTGTCAAACACCTGCAAAACAAGGCCAATGAAAACCAACCATAA
- a CDS encoding FtsW/RodA/SpoVE family cell cycle protein → MDRLLFTRADKSPLARWWWSVDIVTLVLVFCLMAVGLLAVSSSMANPTTPSSVFIKHVIFVALGMVTMVGTSFLSPRQVKALSGLIFFIAIMLMILILVRGGQETKGAKRWFPLFGLALQPSEFIKPALAVLFANFFVLAKREKQYFFYGLGLLILLLVIGLLLLQPDVGMTALVGLTFLSIMFLAGTRLRFILPLLLGMALVGIAAYYIFPHVQERILHTNDYQIKKSMAAFTSGGFLGTGLGTGVVKLTLPDVHTDFIFALLGEELGLIPTLGLLGVYVVIILKSFKRLYESKNDFRIIAGGGLICQFGFAILINLFSVLGLGPTKGLTLPFISYGGSAMLSAAITMGFLLALTRQKNDA, encoded by the coding sequence ATGGATCGTTTGCTTTTTACCCGCGCCGACAAAAGCCCGCTGGCCAGGTGGTGGTGGTCGGTCGATATTGTTACACTGGTGTTGGTGTTTTGCCTAATGGCGGTTGGCTTGCTGGCGGTATCCTCCAGCATGGCCAACCCGACGACGCCATCATCGGTTTTTATCAAGCATGTCATTTTTGTTGCCCTGGGCATGGTGACGATGGTTGGCACAAGTTTCCTGTCGCCGCGCCAAGTAAAGGCACTTTCGGGTTTGATATTTTTTATCGCCATCATGCTGATGATATTGATATTGGTCAGGGGCGGGCAAGAGACCAAGGGCGCAAAGCGATGGTTTCCTTTATTCGGCCTTGCCCTGCAACCATCAGAATTTATTAAGCCGGCGTTGGCGGTGCTGTTTGCCAATTTTTTTGTCCTCGCCAAGCGTGAAAAACAATATTTTTTTTATGGCTTGGGGTTGTTGATATTGCTGTTGGTTATCGGCTTGTTGTTGTTGCAACCCGATGTCGGCATGACGGCGTTGGTTGGCTTGACCTTCCTCAGTATTATGTTTTTGGCCGGCACGCGATTGCGTTTTATATTGCCGTTGCTGTTGGGCATGGCGTTGGTGGGCATCGCGGCCTATTATATTTTTCCCCATGTTCAGGAACGTATATTACACACCAACGACTACCAGATAAAAAAATCGATGGCGGCCTTCACCAGCGGTGGGTTTCTTGGCACTGGCCTCGGCACCGGCGTGGTGAAATTAACCCTGCCCGATGTTCACACCGATTTTATTTTTGCATTGTTGGGGGAGGAGCTAGGCCTCATCCCCACCTTGGGGCTTTTGGGGGTTTATGTGGTGATTATTTTAAAAAGCTTTAAGCGGCTTTATGAAAGCAAAAATGATTTTAGAATAATCGCCGGCGGCGGGTTGATTTGTCAATTTGGTTTTGCGATATTGATAAACCTGTTCAGCGTGCTGGGGCTGGGCCCGACCAAGGGCTTGACCCTGCCGTTTATTTCCTACGGCGGCTCGGCGATGTTATCGGCCGCCATCACCATGGGCTTTTTATTGGCATTGACGAGGCAGAAAAATGACGCGTAA
- a CDS encoding UDP-N-acetylmuramoyl-L-alanyl-D-glutamate--2,6-diaminopimelate ligase gives MTELAPKSIEQLAASHAGITADSRRVAGGWLFVALPPSFSGGQDGRDYIGAAIENGATAILTDDGAVAKKISGDKNIAIITSDNPRRDLSLLLSARAGAMPRNIALVTGTNGKSSIVQMARELWARGNLSAASIGTLGIVREGAAAKSTTTLSHTTPDPEWLYPALAALHRDKVDHVAMEASSHGLHQYRLDGIIGQVVAGAMAELSQDHLDYHQTLDHYYQSKLRLFTDILSIGGRAIFWQHCAVAEKISAICDQRQLTKIMMSRKKNSAATLFLSRVTPTDNAGQVMDFQFMGKNYQARIPLTGHFQAENALTALMMVMKDNSAGELQKYLPHLATLSPIRGRIEKIAEHRGAHFFVDYAHTDAALATALQTLRPFTKRNLIVVFGCGGNRDATKRPKMGRVANELADKIIVTDDNPRGEVASKIRAAILAACENGIEAENRRQAIAMAVAMADKGDVVLVAGKGHETGQIIGDKTLPFDDAEVIREEIKNDRK, from the coding sequence ATGACCGAACTTGCCCCAAAATCGATAGAACAATTGGCCGCGTCCCACGCCGGCATAACCGCCGATAGCCGGCGGGTGGCGGGTGGCTGGTTATTTGTCGCCCTGCCGCCGAGTTTTAGCGGCGGCCAAGATGGCCGCGATTATATCGGGGCGGCGATTGAAAATGGCGCAACGGCGATTTTGACCGACGATGGTGCGGTGGCAAAAAAAATCAGCGGCGATAAAAATATTGCCATCATCACCAGCGATAACCCGCGCCGCGATTTAAGCCTGCTACTATCGGCACGCGCCGGTGCCATGCCGCGCAACATTGCCCTAGTTACTGGCACCAATGGCAAAAGCAGTATTGTCCAAATGGCGCGCGAATTATGGGCGCGTGGCAATTTATCGGCGGCGTCGATTGGCACGCTGGGCATTGTGCGCGAGGGCGCGGCGGCGAAATCCACCACCACCTTATCACACACCACGCCCGACCCGGAATGGCTTTACCCCGCCCTGGCGGCATTGCACCGCGATAAGGTAGACCATGTGGCGATGGAGGCATCGTCCCACGGCCTGCACCAGTATCGGTTGGATGGTATTATCGGCCAGGTGGTGGCCGGCGCAATGGCCGAATTAAGCCAAGACCATTTGGATTATCACCAAACATTGGACCATTATTACCAAAGCAAATTGCGGTTGTTTACCGACATATTGTCAATTGGTGGCCGCGCCATTTTTTGGCAACATTGCGCGGTGGCGGAAAAAATTTCGGCAATTTGCGACCAACGGCAATTGACAAAAATAATGATGAGCCGCAAGAAAAATTCCGCCGCAACATTATTCCTATCCCGCGTGACGCCAACCGACAATGCGGGCCAGGTTATGGATTTTCAATTCATGGGAAAAAATTACCAGGCGAGAATCCCCCTGACCGGTCATTTCCAGGCGGAAAATGCCCTGACCGCCTTGATGATGGTGATGAAGGATAACAGCGCGGGTGAATTGCAAAAATACCTGCCGCATCTTGCCACTTTATCGCCGATACGCGGGCGGATAGAAAAAATTGCCGAACATCGCGGTGCGCATTTTTTTGTTGATTACGCCCACACCGACGCGGCCCTGGCCACGGCGTTGCAAACCTTGCGACCTTTTACCAAGAGAAACCTTATCGTGGTGTTTGGTTGCGGCGGCAACCGCGACGCCACCAAAAGGCCAAAAATGGGCAGGGTCGCCAATGAACTGGCCGATAAAATTATTGTTACCGATGACAACCCGAGGGGCGAGGTGGCAAGTAAAATTCGCGCCGCGATTTTGGCGGCCTGCGAAAATGGTATAGAGGCCGAAAACCGCCGCCAAGCCATTGCGATGGCGGTGGCGATGGCCGATAAGGGCGATGTGGTGTTGGTCGCGGGTAAGGGCCACGAAACCGGCCAAATTATTGGCGATAAAACATTACCATTTGATGATGCTGAGGTGATAAGGGAGGAAATAAAAAATGACAGAAAATAA
- a CDS encoding penicillin-binding protein 2, translating to MPRAKTLPRSMPLIDFLDEKQLFDTRHLPHDFKATHDPKQIYLRKIKGRMIIAVAVLSLIFTVPCYRLVHLAMDGAINKKFMIAPDAYNIVPRGKIYDRKGFLLAGNLPTLSLVASPRNILKPNDTAQKLSQLLPYLQKSDLLKQFQDKNGSKIILAENLDPALKQSILALGEPGLEIGNGNKRFYPSSRSGAVTVGFVNRNNLGVSGLERFFNKQLSAGHDVNISIDSRVQNYLDNELAKAKTAHNASAAGGVVLDMQTGEVLGLSSLPGFDPNNRAKLDINDTFNMVTGGSYELGSVMKIVTMAGWLDQQQVNQNSKGDEPWRKRLWDVTRPLDIDGYTINDLHPIKRSITSDEVFIYSSNIGAALLTGDVLQNNKMAQRNFLQSLHLLSKMNFELPDHEMARPMVPKTWGKIESETISFGHGISLPPLQFAAAVAALVGDGVWRAPTLQIKQPDASNAASQNQSLNQGNMFGTLWGKFRGLLPEKWQAAFNWPSPTDNVADPNKKNNSEVVSAATRAELRRLLRLNVLVGSGQRINGTAAVGYEVGGKTGTAEKIINGQYSRDKNLTSFISIFPTQKPRYLVFLLLDNTSKGYLASETLVPASGRLIGAIAPLLAVAPSRAAEQRNDQALEKISHFAPLDGAYNGGDDGVVVDTNNIKTEMIKSQ from the coding sequence ATGCCGCGCGCCAAAACCCTGCCCCGTTCGATGCCGCTTATCGATTTTCTGGATGAAAAACAGCTGTTCGATACGCGCCACCTGCCGCACGATTTTAAGGCGACGCATGACCCCAAACAAATTTATTTGCGGAAAATAAAAGGGCGGATGATTATTGCGGTGGCGGTTTTGTCATTGATATTTACCGTGCCGTGTTATCGATTGGTGCATTTGGCGATGGACGGCGCGATTAACAAAAAATTTATGATAGCGCCGGACGCATATAATATTGTGCCGCGCGGTAAGATTTATGACCGCAAAGGTTTTTTATTGGCCGGCAATTTGCCGACATTGTCGCTGGTCGCCAGCCCGCGTAATATTCTAAAACCCAACGACACGGCGCAAAAATTAAGCCAATTGTTGCCTTACCTGCAAAAAAGCGATTTGCTAAAACAATTCCAAGATAAAAATGGCAGTAAAATTATTCTCGCTGAAAACCTTGACCCGGCCCTGAAGCAATCTATTTTGGCCTTGGGCGAGCCAGGGTTAGAAATCGGTAATGGCAACAAACGTTTTTACCCGAGCAGTCGTAGCGGCGCGGTGACGGTGGGGTTTGTTAATCGCAACAACCTGGGGGTTTCTGGCCTGGAACGTTTTTTTAACAAACAATTATCTGCCGGCCATGATGTTAATATCTCGATTGACAGCCGCGTGCAAAATTACCTTGATAACGAATTGGCCAAGGCGAAGACGGCGCATAATGCATCGGCCGCCGGTGGGGTGGTGCTGGATATGCAAACCGGGGAGGTTTTGGGACTATCCTCCCTCCCCGGGTTTGACCCCAACAATCGCGCCAAGCTTGATATCAACGATACCTTCAACATGGTCACCGGCGGCAGTTACGAATTGGGGTCGGTCATGAAAATTGTCACCATGGCCGGATGGTTGGACCAGCAACAGGTTAACCAGAACAGCAAGGGCGATGAACCATGGCGCAAAAGATTGTGGGATGTTACCCGGCCGCTGGATATCGATGGTTACACCATCAACGACCTGCACCCCATCAAGCGATCGATTACCAGCGACGAGGTTTTTATCTATTCATCGAACATTGGGGCGGCATTGCTGACGGGTGATGTTTTGCAAAATAATAAAATGGCGCAACGTAATTTTTTGCAATCGTTGCATTTGCTATCAAAAATGAATTTTGAACTGCCCGACCATGAGATGGCGCGGCCGATGGTGCCAAAAACATGGGGCAAGATAGAAAGCGAAACCATAAGTTTTGGCCATGGGATTTCCCTGCCGCCGTTGCAATTTGCCGCCGCGGTGGCGGCATTGGTGGGCGACGGCGTGTGGCGCGCCCCGACGTTGCAAATCAAGCAACCCGATGCAAGCAATGCCGCCAGCCAAAATCAATCGCTCAATCAAGGGAACATGTTCGGCACCTTGTGGGGTAAATTCCGTGGCTTGTTGCCAGAAAAATGGCAAGCCGCTTTCAACTGGCCATCACCGACCGACAATGTGGCCGACCCAAATAAAAAAAATAATAGCGAGGTTGTCAGTGCCGCCACCCGCGCCGAATTGCGGCGGTTGCTTCGCCTGAATGTGCTGGTGGGTTCGGGGCAACGTATCAATGGCACGGCGGCGGTCGGGTATGAGGTCGGCGGTAAAACCGGCACCGCGGAAAAAATCATCAATGGGCAATATAGCCGCGATAAAAACTTGACCAGCTTTATTTCGATATTCCCGACGCAGAAACCGCGTTACCTGGTTTTTCTGTTGCTGGATAACACCAGCAAGGGTTATTTGGCGAGCGAGACATTGGTGCCGGCCAGCGGGCGATTGATTGGTGCCATCGCGCCATTGTTGGCGGTCGCGCCCAGCCGCGCCGCCGAACAACGCAACGACCAGGCGTTGGAAAAAATCAGTCATTTTGCGCCGCTGGATGGCGCCTATAACGGCGGTGATGACGGGGTTGTTGTTGACACAAATAATATTAAAACCGAAATGATAAAATCGCAATAA